CAATGCTTATTGAATTTTATGGATACTGGAGgagtgtctctcctctctctactTTAACCATGAACTCTGCTTGTTTTCTCATGTCCATCAGGGACTGAACTGGTTGATTCCATCCTGGTTTGGCCTCAGATTTCTCTCCCTCAATAAGCATGTCAATGTACTCTGGAGTGGAGAGAGGATTTGGCTTCAGGGCTATCTCTTTGAGTCTGTTTGAACACTTTGTAGACCTCTTCATCAAtgccaccacctccacctgccCATGATCATATTCAGCCTTCAGTTTTTCAATCAAAGCCTGAACAGGTGTCTTAGACTCTGGAGCTTTAAGGTACTTTTCTTTCAGCTCTTTCACTGTTCGCTTTTCTTTAACTTCTTTATAGTCCCATCTGTACCTCTGATTAAAATGTACATTCCAATTACATTTGCCAGGGCACTGAGTATAGTATCCATCAGATCCCATTACAATACAGTGTTTTTTATCTGCATCATTTCCATACAGACAAGGATAGTGGCAGGTATAGTGACATTGCTGACAGTTAGTGATGGAATTTCCAGCACAAGAAATATCAACTTGAAAAGGCTTTTTGGCAGTTActtcaaattcaaaattctCATTTCTGCTGATCTCTGCTTCATGCTCCTTCAATTTTTCAGTCGTCtcttttaactcctcaagcTTGGCTAACCCAAGTTTAACCTGCTCCTGCAAATTTTCAACTTAATTCCCAACCTGCTGTCTTCCTCTGAGGACCTCCTTTGTCATCATCAAGCTTTTGGTGTCTATGACATTCAGAGCAGCAAAAAACCTCTTCATGCTTTGTGTCCCCATGTTCCAAAACATCTGATCAAAGCCTTCATCTTCGTCATTTCCATCCATGCCGTTTGCTGCAGATGATTTGTTTCCTGCAAATAATGCAGAGTTATTGAATTTGAAGTGAGCTGGCAGCCCGTCTTTTGTTTTAGGACATGGGACACCTGAAGCATTGATTGCCTCTAGAACTGGTGGACGTTGGCCGTCTGCAAATGTCACCAGAACCCTGATGTTTTCTGCCACATCTTTGCCAAAGATTGAAAGCACAGAATCAAACACATACTTCTGTGATGGTGTGAGTCGTGTTAACGCAGCTGAAACCATGAAACACACAGCATCAATTTCACTGACACCAAGCTCAGAAGAGAAGAGATTACGCAGCTGCTCTGTgatctctttgtctctttctatGTCACTTGTATCTCCAAAGCCTGGAGTGTCCACAATGGTCAGAGAGAAGGGGGTTTTAAACCCGTCTTGGTGGTTGATTTTGTACACAGTGACTTCAGAGGTCTGTCTCTCAGCTTGTGATTTGGACTGATCCTcatcaattaatttaaatctGAAATTGTCCTTCCACTCTACACCAACAATGTAGTTGATCATTCCATTGATGAGAGTGGACTTTCCTGAGCCGGTCGCTCCAAAAAGCATAATTGTGCGATTTTGcctcttgctttcttttccCAAATTATACCTCCGGCAACCATCTATGTTCATATCTTCTTCTTTCAGAGGCAGTTTGTAAAGTGAGGGGGATCCAGAATTTATGCTTTCACTTGTATGCATGAGAGTTTCTGCGAGTCGCGTATATTTTGTTGTGCAGACATTCACAGTGATGCTTTCTTTACTTCTGCCAGCTCCACCACAGTCACATCTAACCCTGACTGTATATTTTGTCTCTGACTGAAGCCCTGAAATTATCCCCTTTTCAGCTCTTGACACCATTTGGTTCCACTGGAGATCTTCATCTTTCACCCCTTTGTCTGTTTGGGCGTACTCCACAATGTAGCTCAAAATGTGGACATCTTGTCCAATCTCTGCAGGTTTCTCCCAGCTAACTGATATCTCACTTGAGTTTGTTTCAACTTGAGGTTTTCCAGGAGGGCTGCAAGGTAAGGTTTTAATGGGACCGCTGACTTCACCAGCTGGCCCAACACCTACTGAGGTCACTGCTCTGCATCTGAACATGTACTCTGTGTTAGGAGTCAGACCGCTCACTGTCACTTCTTCAGCCTTTGGTGCTGGTTTTTGTTGccatccatcctctccactGACACAGTACTCTACAGAGTAGGAGGTGATGTTCTCTGATCCAAATCTTGGTGGACAAAtcttcagtgtcacactgtTGTGGGTTACATCACCTGCTGTCACTGTTTCAGGCTTTGAAGGCGGCTCAAAGTTTTTAGTGACAGAAAGGACGTCTTTATAAAGGTATATGCTTGAACCTTTCTGTGTCTCATTTGTTAAACCTACTGTCAGGAACTTtatgttcttcttctccttgttgGCCTCTGCAAAATCACTGAATAGATTTACTTTGTTCCTCACTGCATCTGATACTTCTGGTGAGGCGTACCATTGTTCCTTCTCTATGTCATGACAATGTGGATCTTGAGGGTCATCTGGTTTGGGTGTTTCTTCTAAGTAGTTTGCTAAAGCTGAGAGGTACGGTTCAGCACTTCCCAGtgaggtgaaaacaaaacacacagcatgttCTGCACTGAGAATTTCCTCATGAAGATCATTTTGAGATGAGATGATCTTggtgtttttcatcatgttggTGAAAGACAGTAAGGTGTagatttctctctctttacagTCCATCCACTCGTTCAGGCTTGTGTTATTGAAAGGAGAGGAATGTCTCTTCTTCAGGATCTCTGCGAGCACAGcctcctctttccctcctcccctGATTGATGGAAGTTTCTTTGCCAAGTTTCGTTGGAATTCCAGTTTGAACTCGGAGCAAAATTCCCCAAATGTTCTAAGTTTTTTGCCAATCTGTGGGAACTGCTGTACAGTGGTGGTTCTTATTGCATCATTGCACCTCATTTCCAGGTCAGTGAAGTCCTCCAGGACACTCTGAGATTTCTGCACTAATCTTATACTTATCTGACGGACAAGTTTTGCAGCAGATGAATCTAGTTGTACAAGTGGCATCAGCCAGACCTTCATTGGTACAGCATTTTCTCCATTGGTTCCCAGCAATTGTGGTAGGCTTTGGTAGACTTGTATGGCATCCTGAAAGGATGTTGGAGTTTTCTTCAGTGAAAAGTCTCCATGGAATTTGCAGGAGAACTTCTCTACCTTTTTAATGTCCTTGTCGTCCATTTTGAGGGAACCTTCCCCCTCTATTGTGAAGCAGGGGATTTTCTTGATCATCACCTTCAAGTTGCCCTGAATGTCTTGATGACTTTCTTCATCAGACACCTCACGGTCAAAGACAAAGAAGGCTTGTGCCCCATAAAGGATACCTGTGACTACATGTGTTGCTATTCCTTGATCAAAGACATACGGATGCTTCACATTACCTCTTCCAAGATGATTCATTGACAGTTGCTTCATCTTTGTGGTTGCTTGGTAGTTCAGTGTTACTCTGGCCtgatttttggatgttttactATCATTCAGGTATTTGGCAGATCCTCCAACCTCTACTAGTCCACAAAGGAAACTTGCCTTCAGGGATGCTTCAATATTTAATGCTGAAGATTTATCTGCAATTGATTCAGATGCAACTATCTCAAAATTGTTATAGCGCTGTGGTCTTTCTCGTATATCATTTTTCAGGTCATTAAGGTCCCACAATGTCATGCctgcaaaagaagaaacaaaaatcaaGATCAGCTTcctttaatgaatgaatgaatgttctGCCATTTCATGTCCCATCTCTTAAGGGATCATAAGACACTTTTAACAGACGTACAACAGAGAACTGGTCACTGCTGATCACCAATCAGTCCAGGTGATCTAATAATAGAAAGCAACAATAATTGTTTGAGTCTTACACCTTACTAATACAAGGCTTTATTCCTGAACTCCCATGAATTCACTAAATAAGTCGATGATTTAAAGGTCTCTTTTTCAAACAACCATCTCAGATGATGTGAGTCTCTCATATCCAGCAACTCACTTGTATCCTTTATAACactaaacaaaagacaaaagatcatcattttctcttcctcacAGATCACACACTGGacaaaacaacttttttcttcCAAAGCAGTGTACCGACCCATTTCAATGTTCAGAATGTTTTGGTTGTTGTCTAGTTGATGCATTAAGTATTTCTACATGTGAATTCTTACCAGGGACGAGTGAGTCTTTGCGGCAGTCATACAGCATCCCGAGGCTGAAAGGCCGGCCGAGCGCCGCCACCGCCATCGTCCCCGTGGCGTTGGTGTCCATTGCTCAGTGTGAACTGGAAAAAATGGACAACAGCGTGTTAGTTCTCTCTGTTGTCTGTCACCTTGTAATGTGACTGCAACACAGAGGAACTGCAGAATCTATcaacactaaataaaataataaccaGAGACATACACTTATAGGATAAATATTATTTGAGATATCTTGGATGCAGCAGTGTTTCCCttagctgcagcatttattaactgaaacACTGTAGTCTATACtgtaaaaaagacaagagaaagggagagagagcataagtgtgagtgagagagagaaagcagcagtGGTTAAGCAAGCTATgaagagtgaatgaagagagggagtgctgGTAGTGAGAAtgccagtgaatcagatcaataaaacattattttctgattgttgcAACTACTGgaggacaaataaacacgccAACACCCCTACACACCTCCGCTCGACCCTGCGATTGGAcaccgcaccgcctgatttgttctgaatacggccttactgctaacctttgcctctgctctgctcacattcactgtcacttttctgacaCTCGCTCTCTCGCTTAACCACTCACTTGCTGACatactgccctattccttaaagggggttagttagttagtttcccaggcaatgacacagatgttgactcgaaacagcgctgctcagaggctcccaaacactattgatttgcgaattaatggatatttggcgttatttttggcatttaaaaaaatagtttttggcctggcgggggtaCTTGTTGGCCTGGCGGCCAGCCAGGGCTGTACTATTATAGGGAAAACACCGTACAGAGGGTCTTAGGACTTTCTAAGATTTACAAAAATCCACAGAGATACTGTGGAATGGTAGGTTTCCCAAATGGGTCAGTAGTAACACAAGGGAAAGAAAATGGAGGGAAGCTGTTTGTtgcagaaaacagagaaaatgtaatcaGCTCAATGTGTGTAAACTGAAATCCAGACTAGCTGACCGTCACGTTTTGTGTTCCTTGTGCCTTTAAGTTCCTGCATTTGTGCTTATGTTGAGCAGATAAAATGTTCTGaatctaatatctcaaaaactatcaAATGAGACTTGTGTTCCCCAGATGATGACCCCGaatccctgacttttcctctagcaccaagttttcacttattctgtgaaatatctcaacaactgttggatgggcTGTCAAGAAATtagtttcacacattcatgttctcctcaggatgaactgtaataattcgatcctctgacttttcctctagtgccatcatctggaaaaaaaaatttcaatGTGTcgaatactttggtttatgaccaattacccgcaaaactaatgacatttacaccagcagtggtggaaagtaactaaggGACAaggtgacgtcatcaaatgtcttgttttgtccaacaaacagtccaaaacccaaagatattcagcatTAATGCACCAACACAACCCACCTGGTGGAAAGTGTTATTTCCTCTCAAATAAaccttttgtaaaataaataaataacattcgACACTCATGAACATGTAAATCATTATCATGGGGAGGTAATGCTTCAGcagcttcctgtttgtttccttcTCTAAACGGCTCTTCTAGAAACATCGTCCAGtcagtgcagcagtgcagcCAGTTGCTGACTCAAGATATTCACACAACCACATAAATTTAACCAATCAGTTTCCTCCAATCTGATTCAAAAAGGGTGATTCTTTAATTGCCCCAAGCAGAGTCAACCAGCAGTAGACTCTTGCTGTTATTGATGATGACAAACATTGCAAAACTCAGATCTTCAGTCACCTGATTCAATAAAATCTCTCCTCTAAAATCCATCAGAGAGGAGAACGTTGGTGGAGAAACTAACTGTCTGTCTTAAAAGGTTTCTAACTGGTACAGCAGAAAGGCTTGGCTGGCTGGATGCAGTCATGTAAACGTCTTATTTTGCTTTCTGtgctgactttttaaaatggGGGAACAGAAACAACATGAATTAGAGACATGAAACAGTTATCTGAGATGATTAAACATGAGAgaacataaacatttaataacttACAGATCACCAAGTACTGAAAATTATTctaccagttaaaagtttgacTTCAGCTACTTGAAATCTAGTTTTTTATTATAGTTTTCACACATATTTATTCCCAAATTCTGTTTTCCGTTTTAATTTTTCTGAATACTGTGTTTTACAATTGAAGCAGATTTTGTCATCAGAAAGATTGTCTAATCATGTGACGGATGAATAAAATTTCAATATATTCAATAAGAAAGTATTCAGAATGTATTCATTACTAaagaattgttgttttttaaattattattataaaaaaagaataaattcacaactggattagaattgatttatattttaaatataactaaatattgtgtccagagcagcaacagtaaagtCACTAtttaaactcaataatatctcactggaaacaaatataaaatgtcagtcaaataaataatattcctgacatcaaaatactgagtgaagaagacagacatcagtcagtatcagtccttcctctttctcctcctccactgctgctgggattcactgctgcaggtaccgctggtagagaggaggagctgctttgtctcagccagcaggaAATTTACAAgaatttacaacattttaagaTTTGTGGTAAACTAAGTTTAACAGGtagactacatacagacagctttcattAGAGCTTGTTTATAATAATTAACTACAGACAAACcagatgaaaatatcacttttctacatgtttctgcttgttcaacaggtggtttgattaatttatttattgcactTTCAGTAACCAGCGTATACATCAACTCTGATAAAactttatctttcacttcacctgactgtgtgtgtgtgtgtaggagccCTTGGTGACAGAAGCAACATGACCATAAATGgcagcaaaacacagtaaagactCAGCAAAGGTTCCTCTGTTCATTCAGTTTAGACGCTGTGAAAAAACACTTTGGTGCTGCACTTGAATCTTATAACTGTGGGAAAACCCTGATTTTTATaaattgcatttacattttagcaAATTCCACGATATTCCGCATTTTACACTTGATTCCATTTTTATGATCAAATTCTGTGATTCCGTCCTTGTTTTCCACAAAGCAGAAATCATCGGGCCCTACTGTCACAGTATGAACTTCCCTAGttatagatagatggatagataaaGTACTAAACCGGTAAAAAACTAGAATAGAGACTAGAGATATAACATAACTAGAATATTAGTATCGTTTACACTGTAGACTGAAAGTGACACAGCCCCACCTATAAACATtttcaccagctgccactgataAACAACCAATACATTTCACTTAAATATGAAGCCTTTTCTTAAATTAAAGGTCAATTATATAATTAAGATTGATTACAGAACTCTGTTTGAGTACAATTATTAATTACAATTATCCAACTGAAGTCATCAAATCACATGAGTGTTGATCATATTCAAATTCTCTCCTAATTTTACTTTCACTTGTCTAAGATCATGTTGACGTGAATGAGTTTAGAGGTCCTGCAGCACTAATCtagaaaaagaacaacaaacagAAGCAGTGTACTTACAGCAGAAAGGTTTGTGATCCTCTGAGAGAGGGCTGTGGTTTCTATCTTTATATTCTCTCTGACAAACTCCatgttctcttttttcattAAGATGAGGAAGTAGCTACTGGAGAGAATCAGCCTGATCTCCCAGAATTGGtgtgaccatagactgtaataAAGATCACGTTTGTAATGTGCAGAAGGGGAAACAGCTCTCAGCTGACGTTGTACTTCTTCAGACATACATGTCGAACTCTTCAGAGGTCAAAGAGGAGTTTCAATTTCTCTCTCTAATTCTCCTTTTTCATCCATGACACCAAGAgtgtaggtttggttttaacattggtagggacattttttgtcatgTGACCAATATGCATAGTAGTGTATAAACATGCTATCtatgtcatacacacacatactgtcaaatgtttgctttatttcataAGTATTTGCTAACTTGCTAAAACATGACTTGTATCACACAGATTTTTTACgcattttaaaagatattttactgtttatattttgtttgtgtacatCTTAAActaaaattaattcaaattaaagtaatttaaacagaaataaaattcacaTATGACttgatgattatgattatgatgatgatgatgatgatgatgatgatgatgatgatttgattATGATATGATTTTTGTAATGATGGTActagagaataaataaaaataaccagAAAGGAAGGTGCTACTGTGTtttaatcaacagatgaaatcAATAAACTGTGTGTAAACATGCTCAAAACAAACCATCACAGGTagaaacagaaaccagaaataCATTTCAGAATAAAGTATTCTGGCTTCACTTGATGCATGTGTACCAGTATATAACCTAAATCTACCATTAAAGTGCCCGACCATATAACAAGTGCTGTAGACATATAAGCAACATagcaaacaacataaaaacagcattttactTATAGTCAATAGATTAGTAGGCTACTCTACATTATCTCCTGATTTCTCCATCACTGCTTGTATTCCAGCAACCAGCTTGTGGCCTCttttatgtaaaagaaacaaaatgtcttCTCT
This sequence is a window from Thunnus albacares chromosome 12, fThuAlb1.1, whole genome shotgun sequence. Protein-coding genes within it:
- the LOC122993956 gene encoding neoverrucotoxin subunit alpha-like isoform X1, whose translation is MDTNATGTMAVAALGRPFSLGMLYDCRKDSLVPGMTLWDLNDLKNDIRERPQRYNNFEIVASESIADKSSALNIEASLKASFLCGLVEVGGSAKYLNDSKTSKNQARVTLNYQATTKMKQLSMNHLGRGNVKHPYVFDQGIATHVVTGILYGAQAFFVFDREVSDEESHQDIQGNLKVMIKKIPCFTIEGEGSLKMDDKDIKKVEKFSCKFHGDFSLKKTPTSFQDAIQVYQSLPQLLGTNGENAVPMKVWLMPLVQLDSSAAKLVRQISIRLVQKSQSVLEDFTDLEMRCNDAIRTTTVQQFPQIGKKLRTFGEFCSEFKLEFQRNLAKKLPSIRGGGKEEAVLAEILKKRHSSPFNNTSLNEWMDCKEREIYTLLSFTNMMKNTKIISSQNDLHEEILSAEHAVCFVFTSLGSAEPYLSALANYLEETPKPDDPQDPHCHDIEKEQWYASPEVSDAVRNKVNLFSDFAEANKEKKNIKFLTVGLTNETQKGSSIYLYKDVLSVTKNFEPPSKPETVTAGDVTHNSVTLKICPPRFGSENITSYSVEYCVSGEDGWQQKPAPKAEEVTVSGLTPNTEYMFRCRAVTSVGVGPAGEVSGPIKTLPCSPPGKPQVETNSSEISVSWEKPAEIGQDVHILSYIVEYAQTDKGVKDEDLQWNQMVSRAEKGIISGLQSETKYTVRVRCDCGGAGRSKESITVNVCTTKYTRLAETLMHTSESINSGSPSLYKLPLKEEDMNIDGCRRYNLGKESKRQNRTIMLFGATGSGKSTLINGMINYIVGVEWKDNFRFKLIDEDQSKSQAERQTSEVTVYKINHQDGFKTPFSLTIVDTPGFGDTSDIERDKEITEQLRNLFSSELGVSEIDAVCFMVSAALTRLTPSQKYVFDSVLSIFGKDVAENIRVLVTFADGQRPPVLEAINASGVPCPKTKDGLPAHFKFNNSALFAGNKSSAANGMDGNDEDEGFDQMFWNMGTQSMKRFFAALNVIDTKSLMMTKEVLRGRQQVGN